In one Pseudomonas sp. 31-12 genomic region, the following are encoded:
- the cbiE gene encoding precorrin-6y C5,15-methyltransferase (decarboxylating) subunit CbiE — protein sequence MSPWLTVVGIGEDGFKGLGKNARHSLLRASRIVGGQRQLDLLPACIRGERQLWPSPFSLEPVLTLRGEPVCVLASGDPMFFGVGASLARQVPNAEMLILPAPSSCSLAAARMGWPLQEVVTLSVVARPLAALNAQLFSGVRLLVLSNDCQSPAAIAELLRERGFGPSRLSVLEHLGGTAERRIDGVANDWNNPAVADLNLIAIECIAEPNSPRLSRLAGLPDSAFQHDGQLTKRDVRAITLARLAPVPGELLWDVGAGSGSIGIEWMRAHPGCRALAIEADEGRQLLIEHNRDALGVPGLQLIRGSAPQALVGLERPDAIFIGGGVTRKGVLDACWTQLKPGGRLIANAVTLQSEVTLMAWRERHGGELTRIHVAQAQPLGEFDTWRQALPITLLDVTKPLDA from the coding sequence ATGTCACCCTGGCTGACAGTAGTGGGAATCGGCGAAGACGGCTTCAAGGGCCTGGGCAAAAACGCCCGGCACTCCCTGCTGCGCGCTTCGCGGATCGTTGGCGGTCAGCGCCAACTGGATTTGCTGCCGGCCTGCATCCGTGGCGAGCGGCAGTTGTGGCCCAGCCCTTTTTCCCTTGAACCGGTCCTGACGCTGCGTGGCGAACCGGTCTGCGTACTGGCCAGCGGTGACCCGATGTTCTTCGGCGTCGGTGCCAGCCTGGCCCGGCAAGTGCCCAACGCTGAAATGCTGATCCTGCCCGCGCCCTCTTCCTGCTCGCTCGCAGCGGCGCGAATGGGCTGGCCGTTGCAGGAGGTGGTGACGCTTTCGGTGGTCGCCCGTCCCCTCGCCGCACTCAACGCGCAGTTGTTCAGCGGCGTGCGTTTGCTGGTGCTGAGCAACGATTGCCAAAGCCCGGCCGCCATCGCTGAGTTGCTGCGTGAGCGCGGTTTCGGTCCGAGCCGTCTCAGCGTGCTGGAACATCTGGGCGGAACCGCCGAACGGCGCATCGATGGGGTGGCCAATGACTGGAACAATCCAGCGGTCGCCGATCTGAACCTGATCGCCATCGAGTGCATCGCCGAGCCGAACTCACCGCGTCTCTCGCGACTGGCCGGCCTGCCAGACTCGGCCTTCCAGCACGACGGTCAACTGACCAAACGCGACGTCCGCGCGATCACCCTTGCGCGCCTCGCCCCAGTGCCCGGCGAACTGCTGTGGGATGTCGGCGCCGGCAGCGGCTCGATCGGCATCGAATGGATGCGCGCTCACCCCGGTTGCCGCGCGCTGGCGATCGAAGCCGATGAAGGCCGGCAGTTGTTAATCGAACACAATCGCGATGCCCTCGGCGTGCCGGGTTTACAGCTGATTCGCGGCAGTGCGCCGCAAGCCTTGGTCGGGCTTGAACGTCCGGATGCAATATTCATCGGTGGCGGCGTTACCCGCAAGGGCGTGCTCGACGCCTGTTGGACGCAACTCAAACCCGGCGGCCGACTGATCGCCAACGCGGTCACGCTGCAAAGCGAAGTGACCCTGATGGCCTGGCGCGAGCGCCACGGCGGTGAGCTGACCCGCATTCACGTCGCCCAGGCCCAGCCACTCGGGGAGTTCGACACCTGGCGCCAGGCGTTGCCAATCACCTTGCTGGACGTGACGAAGCCTCTCGATGCGTGA